One segment of candidate division WOR-3 bacterium DNA contains the following:
- a CDS encoding proline--tRNA ligase, translating into MLWSKSYIPTTKEMPADALLASHRLLLKAGFIRQELSGAYTYLPLGLLTVSKIMKIVREEMNSIGALELLAPSLASKETWQATGRWEEFGNDMFRFKDRKDRDMCLAPTHEEIITNLAKRDFRSYRDLPKSLYQIQTKFRDEPRPRSGVLRMRQFIMKDSYSFDRDENSLSVSYDLHRKAYKNIFTRAGLSFRIVSASTGLMGGSDSEEFMIPSESGEDRIVFCGNCSYSANLEVASSTVEKISYPSKPLEKVNTPVGGSVSEVSAFLGFKSDRMMKSLLWMIEEKPYFLLLCGEDELSETKLAKHLGAGRPAHSEEIIKITGAPAGYVGPVGIKNVAVYADERLKGATGMSTGANEFHYHYVNLDVERDVRTDGFLDLREVKKEEKCVKCGGSLMVENAIEVGHIFKLGTKYSKSMGAAFTDEEGNEKSFVMGSYGIGIERIMASAIEQNHDENGIIWPVSISPFEVVILPLNSSDEKVRNLSTSLCESLYGNSIEYLLDDRDERAGIKFKDADLIGIPLRITVGEKNAAKDMVEIKRRDTSHVTTVPVEKALDVIRHNLNELYGLCSIN; encoded by the coding sequence ATGCTCTGGTCGAAATCCTACATACCGACTACAAAGGAAATGCCTGCCGACGCATTGCTGGCAAGCCACAGGCTGCTTTTAAAAGCAGGCTTCATCAGACAGGAATTATCAGGAGCTTATACCTACCTGCCTTTGGGGCTGTTAACCGTTTCAAAGATCATGAAGATAGTCCGGGAAGAAATGAACTCGATAGGAGCACTGGAGCTGCTCGCTCCTTCTCTGGCTTCGAAAGAAACCTGGCAGGCAACGGGCAGGTGGGAAGAATTCGGAAACGACATGTTCAGGTTTAAAGACCGGAAAGACAGAGACATGTGTTTGGCTCCCACTCACGAAGAGATAATCACAAATCTCGCAAAAAGAGATTTCAGGTCCTACAGAGACCTTCCAAAATCTCTTTATCAAATACAGACTAAATTCAGGGACGAACCAAGACCGAGAAGCGGTGTTCTTCGGATGAGACAGTTTATAATGAAAGATTCGTACAGTTTTGACAGGGATGAAAATAGCCTTTCTGTTTCGTACGACCTTCACAGAAAAGCGTATAAAAATATATTTACCCGCGCAGGTCTCAGTTTCAGGATAGTTTCAGCTTCGACAGGACTGATGGGCGGTTCGGATTCTGAAGAATTCATGATACCCTCCGAATCCGGAGAGGACAGAATTGTTTTCTGCGGTAACTGCAGTTATTCAGCAAATCTGGAAGTGGCTTCTTCAACCGTCGAGAAAATATCTTATCCGTCGAAACCGCTCGAAAAGGTCAACACTCCCGTCGGCGGTTCAGTTTCCGAGGTGTCGGCATTTTTAGGCTTTAAAAGCGACAGAATGATGAAAAGCCTTCTCTGGATGATAGAAGAAAAACCTTATTTTCTCCTTTTGTGCGGAGAGGATGAGCTTTCCGAGACAAAACTTGCCAAGCATTTGGGCGCAGGCAGACCCGCCCATTCTGAAGAAATTATTAAAATTACAGGAGCTCCTGCTGGATACGTAGGTCCTGTGGGTATAAAAAACGTGGCTGTTTACGCGGATGAAAGACTGAAAGGCGCAACCGGCATGTCGACGGGTGCGAACGAATTTCATTACCACTACGTAAACCTCGACGTGGAAAGAGATGTGCGTACTGACGGTTTCCTGGATCTGAGAGAAGTGAAAAAAGAGGAAAAATGCGTCAAATGTGGCGGATCACTAATGGTTGAGAACGCTATTGAAGTCGGACACATATTCAAACTCGGCACCAAGTATTCAAAAAGCATGGGTGCGGCTTTCACCGACGAGGAAGGCAACGAAAAATCTTTCGTCATGGGCAGCTACGGTATAGGTATAGAAAGAATAATGGCTTCGGCAATCGAACAAAACCACGACGAGAACGGGATAATATGGCCGGTGTCCATATCACCTTTCGAAGTCGTGATTCTACCGCTCAACAGTTCCGACGAAAAAGTCAGGAACTTATCAACGTCTCTTTGTGAATCACTTTACGGCAATTCAATAGAATATCTTTTGGACGACAGAGACGAGAGAGCGGGAATAAAATTCAAAGACGCCGATCTTATAGGGATACCATTGAGGATCACGGTAGGAGAAAAAAACGCCGCCAAAGATATGGTTGAAATAAAAAGAAGAGACACTTCTCATGTCACAACTGTTCCCGTCGAAAAAGCCCTCGATGTCATCAGGCACAACTTGAACGAGCTTTACGGGCTTTGTTCGATTAATTGA
- a CDS encoding phenylalanine--tRNA ligase subunit alpha translates to MNITSLHPLEIKLLKSLREKQVFSSRDYPDNSGLTVENVRGIIGWFKARNWLKEVEEATAIKAEITEEGKIYAEKGLPLRLVWDCLSSSPCTISEMIEKTSYSQAEIGKAAGFLKKNDLAEDKGGTLFLKENNAPEYLELLERLISEGLKEDLNFSSLSEKQAAVLDENAKKRGSGSIFRIKEQKYVSYCLNEEGEKVRKAVCDSETKDEIGALTPEILRDRSWEGKTFRKFSMSLKPKSKIAGRLHPYGRFLDTVRKELTSMGFTEMRGPIVESEFFNNDVLYMPQYHSARDIHDIYVVKEPSRASDIPMNILSRIASAHRDGGRSGSRGWGYDFDTEKTQRLVLRSQGTAISARTLTKKPPVPGKFFAIARCFRYDSVDATHAPDFFQIEGIVLEENINFRHLLGLLSTFAEKLAHAEKIKFVPGYFPFTEPSVEAMIKHPQLGWIELGGAGIFRPEITVSLDIPCPVIAWGLGLDRMAMNALKINDIRELFTYDIEKIRSSKVVI, encoded by the coding sequence ATGAACATAACTTCGCTCCACCCTCTCGAGATAAAATTATTGAAATCTCTACGGGAAAAACAGGTTTTCAGCTCGAGGGATTATCCCGACAATTCAGGACTGACGGTTGAAAACGTCCGCGGAATAATCGGCTGGTTCAAGGCCAGGAATTGGCTGAAAGAAGTCGAGGAGGCGACCGCAATCAAAGCCGAGATCACCGAAGAAGGAAAAATATACGCCGAAAAAGGCCTCCCTTTGAGACTCGTGTGGGATTGCCTTTCTTCTTCTCCATGCACAATCAGCGAAATGATTGAAAAAACATCATACAGTCAGGCAGAAATCGGAAAGGCTGCGGGTTTTTTGAAAAAAAACGACTTGGCTGAAGATAAAGGAGGAACTCTTTTCCTGAAAGAAAATAATGCTCCCGAGTATCTCGAACTGCTTGAAAGACTTATATCGGAAGGACTCAAAGAAGATCTGAATTTTTCTTCTCTCTCAGAAAAACAAGCCGCAGTTCTGGATGAGAACGCCAAAAAGAGGGGTTCGGGATCAATCTTCAGGATCAAAGAACAAAAATACGTCAGTTACTGCCTGAACGAAGAGGGAGAAAAAGTAAGAAAAGCAGTCTGTGATTCGGAAACAAAAGACGAGATAGGCGCTCTGACTCCCGAAATTCTCCGCGACAGATCCTGGGAAGGAAAAACTTTCAGAAAATTCAGCATGTCGTTGAAACCTAAATCCAAAATAGCCGGCAGGCTTCACCCGTACGGCAGATTTCTCGACACTGTGAGAAAAGAACTCACCTCGATGGGATTTACCGAGATGAGGGGGCCCATAGTAGAATCCGAATTTTTCAACAACGACGTTTTATACATGCCCCAATACCATTCTGCCAGAGACATTCACGACATATATGTCGTCAAAGAGCCTTCGAGGGCTTCAGATATACCGATGAACATACTTTCCAGAATAGCTTCGGCTCACAGAGACGGAGGCAGATCTGGCTCGCGCGGATGGGGATACGATTTTGACACTGAAAAGACCCAAAGACTTGTTCTGAGAAGTCAGGGAACTGCCATAAGTGCCAGAACACTGACAAAAAAACCTCCCGTGCCGGGTAAATTTTTCGCAATTGCAAGATGTTTCCGCTACGACAGTGTTGACGCTACTCACGCACCTGACTTTTTCCAGATAGAAGGAATAGTGCTCGAAGAGAATATCAATTTCAGGCATCTGCTCGGACTTCTTTCAACTTTCGCCGAAAAACTCGCCCACGCTGAAAAGATCAAATTCGTACCCGGTTATTTCCCTTTCACGGAGCCTTCGGTCGAAGCGATGATCAAACACCCTCAACTCGGATGGATAGAACTAGGTGGAGCTGGAATTTTCAGACCTGAAATAACTGTATCGCTAGACATCCCCTGCCCGGTCATAGCCTGGGGACTTGGTCTAGACAGAATGGCAATGAACGCGCTCAAAATAAATGACATACGGGAACTTTTCACTTATGACATCGAAAAGATACGCTCTTCAAAGGTGGTGATTTAG
- a CDS encoding DUF882 domain-containing protein — MIYASFFVSLMFLLSGDFSQTDEITADDFRCKGDSVANPPCLWKGELYYDGDGGTLPQRGIDEDLLILLNAIQFETGRKVVVISGYRSPRHNSYLAAELFNYVNDGDSGNPYEVSMTSKHMMGEAADFYVEGFENKHDEILEVIFEAIKKTGDNSSPISSVVYLRSRTPGGEQVRYFFPSYRTDRWWIHAYAENEGRDIDCRVYDGVYFHINKRLTFSTDGCFPIK; from the coding sequence ATGATTTACGCGAGTTTTTTTGTGTCATTGATGTTTTTGTTATCGGGCGACTTTTCTCAAACGGATGAAATAACGGCGGATGATTTCAGATGTAAAGGGGATTCCGTCGCCAATCCCCCTTGCTTGTGGAAAGGAGAACTTTATTATGACGGAGACGGCGGCACTCTTCCGCAAAGAGGCATAGATGAAGACCTGCTTATACTGCTCAACGCCATTCAGTTTGAAACGGGGAGGAAAGTAGTCGTAATATCGGGGTACAGATCGCCCAGGCACAACAGCTATCTTGCTGCCGAGTTGTTCAATTACGTGAACGATGGTGATTCCGGCAATCCTTACGAGGTTTCGATGACTTCAAAACACATGATGGGAGAGGCGGCTGATTTTTACGTTGAAGGTTTCGAAAACAAACATGACGAAATTCTTGAAGTGATTTTTGAAGCGATAAAGAAAACGGGCGACAATTCTTCACCGATATCCTCTGTTGTCTACCTCAGATCGAGGACGCCAGGCGGTGAACAGGTGAGATATTTTTTTCCTTCATACAGAACCGACCGTTGGTGGATTCATGCTTACGCTGAAAATGAGGGAAGGGACATTGACTGCAGGGTGTACGATGGCGTTTATTTTCATATAAACAAAAGATTGACTTTCAGCACGGATGGATGCTTTCCGATAAAGTAG